GTGCCGACGAAGCCGCGGATGCGGGGATCGAACGAGGCGAGGTATTCGCGCAGGGTCTCGGGGGTGTCGCGCTCCGGATCGAGGGTGACGAAGACCACATTGAGGCGATCCGCGTCGCGGCCCATCCGGCCGAGCGCGCCCGACAGGGTCGCGAGCGTCGTCGGGCAGACCTCGGGACAGTGGGTGAAGCCGAAGAACAGCGCGGTGGGCTTGCCGAGGAGATCGGCCCGGCTCACCGGTCGCCCGTCCAGGTCCGACATCGCGAAGGACCCGCCGACCCGGCGCGGGTGGCTGAACTGCGAGCCCTGCTGCAGGACGATCGCGCCCGTGCCGGCGGCGACCACGGCGACGAGGGTGGCGGAGGCGAAGAGGGCGAGCGGGCTCGGTGCCATGCGGTGACCTGGGATGGCGCGTCGATGCCCCGAATATGGGGTGCCTGTCGATGGCCGCGATGCCGCGGGAGCCCGGGAACCCGCCCCGGCAAGGCCGGTTGGCCGGAGACAGGCGGTCCCGGCAATCCGTTCCGACGCACCGGATGCGCGCGACGCCGCCTCATCCTCCGAGACAGGCACGGGAGACGCCGCAGATGGCCCAGCAGATTCCCGTCGATCCCAAGGCCCGCGCGGACGATCCCCACGCCGACGCCGCGCGGGACGACGCCACCCACGCGATCACCGATGACGTCGCCTATCAGCGCAACATCCTGGTCAACGTCGTGTTCGTTGGCGCGCCGGGGGCCGGCGACCGCGGCTGGGTCCTGGTCGACGCGGGCGTGCTGGGCGCGAAGCGGGCGATCCGCGCCGCGGCCGAGGCCCGGTTCGGCGCCGGCGCGCGGCCGTCCGCGATCGTCCTGACCCACGGGCATTTCGATCATGTCGGCGTGCTGGAGGATCTCGCCGGGGAATGGGACGTCCCGGTCTACGCGCACGCCCTGGAGCGGCCCTATCTCGACGGCAGCGCCGCCTATCCGACGGCGGACCCGAGCGTCGGCGGCGGCCTGTTCGGCCGACTCTCGCCGCTCTTTCCGACGAAGCCGGTCGACGTGGCGGACCGCCTGCGAACCCTGCCGGAAGACGGTTCGGTCCCGCCCCTGCCCGGCTGGCGCTGGATCCACACTCCGGGGCACGCGCCGGGCCACATCTCGCTCTGGCGCGAGGCCGACCGCACGCTGATCGTCGGGGACGCGTTCGTGACGACCGCGCAGGAATCGGCCTACGCGGTGGCGGTCCAAGAGCCGGAGCTGCATGGGCCGCCGATGTACCTGACGATCGACTGGGACGCGGCGCGCAGCTCCGTCCGGACGCTCGCGGCCCTCGATCCGGAGCGGGTCGTCACCGGCCATGGCCGACCGCTGCAGGGACCGGAGATGCGCCGCGCGCTCCGCGCCCTCGCGGAAGATTTCGACCGGGTCGCGGTCCCG
The sequence above is drawn from the Methylobacterium mesophilicum SR1.6/6 genome and encodes:
- a CDS encoding SCO family protein, whose product is MAPSPLALFASATLVAVVAAGTGAIVLQQGSQFSHPRRVGGSFAMSDLDGRPVSRADLLGKPTALFFGFTHCPEVCPTTLATLSGALGRMGRDADRLNVVFVTLDPERDTPETLREYLASFDPRIRGFVGTPDQVARMADAYHVTYRRVPAKDGDYTLDHSATVALFDKTGRMVGEIGYGEDEARTLSKLITLALPGQCAPGGGANLWATDGSSGACGPRS
- a CDS encoding MBL fold metallo-hydrolase encodes the protein MAQQIPVDPKARADDPHADAARDDATHAITDDVAYQRNILVNVVFVGAPGAGDRGWVLVDAGVLGAKRAIRAAAEARFGAGARPSAIVLTHGHFDHVGVLEDLAGEWDVPVYAHALERPYLDGSAAYPTADPSVGGGLFGRLSPLFPTKPVDVADRLRTLPEDGSVPPLPGWRWIHTPGHAPGHISLWREADRTLIVGDAFVTTAQESAYAVAVQEPELHGPPMYLTIDWDAARSSVRTLAALDPERVVTGHGRPLQGPEMRRALRALAEDFDRVAVPEHGRFVERPLRAADGSAYRDPR